The sequence GCCGTATCTACAGCTTCTCGGTTAAAGATAGATAACAGAATAATGCTGAGTATTGGTTTGGCTGCAGTTAATCTAAGAATCCTGGGAGAAGATGTCAGGGTAGCTTATGGAATACCATTGAGTATCTCAGGAAAAAATCCATTTTTTGATAGGAAAAAATGAAAAAAGAAGATTTATATCTTTTTAGATGAGAATAAATCAAATCCATCAATTATTTAGTGTATCACCGATGGGCAGGGGTATTACCAAAAGAACGCCGCATAAAAATTATTGAAGAAGGCGGAGTTTTGGGGGAGGAGCAAAAAACTTTGCAGTATAGAAATATTACTCATAGTATACTTTTGTACTATCCGTCTCTATTGCAGATGCTTATGACCGGCGGAGAAGGTTTTTAAAGATAGTAAAAATTATAAGGAGATTTTTAAAATGCAGCTACAAATAAAAAATATTTTGTTTTTTGTGTTTTTCTTTGCATTTATGCAGTTTAATGTATCTTATGCAGGAGATTGTAAGTATTTACCAGATTTTGAAGCTTATTATAAATTCAAGTTCCGTAATGGAATAACAGTTGCAACTGGTATTCTTAAAGGAAAGAAATATGGAAAGCAATACAAAATGGATTTTCAGGGTAAAACTACTAAAATTATAAGTCTTTTTTATAAAGCAGAAGGGCATACCTACGGCAATGTAGATATAAACACACTGCAGCCGTTGAACTGTGTCTATATAAGAAAACTGCCTCACAAATCAAAGATTGTATATATAAAATATGTTGATAAAAATAAAGCAATAGTTAACACAACCAAGATTAAAGCCTCCAAAATTAAAAAAGAAGATGAAACGGTAACCTGGAAAAAATCTATATTTTCCCCTATGTCTTTGTATGTCTTTTTTATGCATACTGGCTTTCAACTCAATAAAAGATACAGCAAGTATGTCGTCATTAGCGACAATGTTCATAAAGTTGAAATAATATCTTTTAAAGCTGGAGGAAAAACAAGGATAGAAACGAAAATGTCCAGAATGAAAAACGGTAAAGTAGACGCAAGTAAAAAGGTGGAAGAGGTTCACGCCTGGATAAATGATTTGAAAATACCAGTTAAAATGGAATACAAGTTTGGAATGGGAACTATAGAATGCAATCTAAAAAAACTTATTATGGAAACTAAAGATGAATAGTTTACCGTTTTTGTTTTAGAATTATTATCTGATTTTTTGTAGCTTTGACTGCGTTGTTAAACAACATTCTTAAAGATGGGTAGTCTTGGGATGATATCTCGGCTTGTTTCAACGAAAGAACGCTTGCGTAGATAATCTTTTCTCCTTCCTTTCGCCAACGAATACAAAAATTCCCTATTTTATTTTCATAAGTATAATTCTCCGGTATAAAAAAAGACACATAGCCATCAGGCAATGTAATGACAACGTGAGCATGTTTTTCCATTCTATAACCAATGCGATAAGAATATTTGTGTTTTTTGGCAGCTACTTGTTGAGACAAACGGGTATATATAACTACAGGTGGATGGAATAAGAGCATATGAGCAGTCTTAGTAGCAAATTGGTTGTCTTTTAAATGAAAAGAGCTAATTACTTCAGATTGGTTTAAATCGTGAAAGTCAGAGATGTGAATATCGTCTATGCTTGTTCCAGGACTAATCTCTGAGGCTTTAGCTTCCAAGGA is a genomic window of Deltaproteobacteria bacterium containing:
- a CDS encoding DUF3108 domain-containing protein; translation: MQLQIKNILFFVFFFAFMQFNVSYAGDCKYLPDFEAYYKFKFRNGITVATGILKGKKYGKQYKMDFQGKTTKIISLFYKAEGHTYGNVDINTLQPLNCVYIRKLPHKSKIVYIKYVDKNKAIVNTTKIKASKIKKEDETVTWKKSIFSPMSLYVFFMHTGFQLNKRYSKYVVISDNVHKVEIISFKAGGKTRIETKMSRMKNGKVDASKKVEEVHAWINDLKIPVKMEYKFGMGTIECNLKKLIMETKDE